A genomic region of Noviherbaspirillum sp. L7-7A contains the following coding sequences:
- a CDS encoding histidine phosphatase family protein, whose product MTTAKRRRIYLMRHGNVTYFDDAGKPYLPEAVPLNEQGRAQAEAAGRVFASDGVRFDRVIVSGLPRTVETAQGVLAQTGQDIALEIWPELVEIRGGKLASIADADLQEAFTGAFEGVVPEHRRFLNGESIGELMDRVHPALERLRQDSDWDTALMVLHGGVNRAILSLALTGERLFLGNLAQTAGCINALDVGTHAKDWVVRFVNYAAPAVLQDDTRSTTMEILLEQYRKSRR is encoded by the coding sequence ATGACGACAGCAAAGCGACGCCGCATCTACCTGATGCGGCACGGGAACGTGACCTATTTCGACGATGCGGGCAAGCCTTATCTGCCCGAAGCGGTGCCATTGAATGAACAGGGCCGCGCGCAGGCCGAAGCGGCCGGAAGGGTGTTCGCAAGCGATGGCGTGCGCTTCGATCGCGTGATCGTGTCCGGCCTGCCGCGCACGGTGGAAACGGCACAGGGCGTGCTGGCCCAGACCGGGCAGGACATTGCGCTTGAAATCTGGCCCGAGCTGGTGGAGATCCGCGGCGGCAAGCTGGCATCGATTGCCGACGCCGACCTGCAGGAAGCATTCACCGGCGCATTCGAAGGCGTGGTGCCGGAGCACAGGCGCTTCCTGAACGGCGAATCCATCGGCGAGCTGATGGACCGGGTGCATCCGGCGCTGGAACGGCTGCGCCAGGACAGCGACTGGGACACGGCACTGATGGTGCTGCATGGCGGCGTCAACCGCGCCATCCTGTCGCTGGCGCTCACCGGCGAGCGCCTGTTCCTTGGCAACCTTGCGCAGACCGCAGGCTGCATCAACGCGCTGGACGTGGGCACGCATGCAAAGGACTGGGTGGTGCGCTTCGTCAACTACGCCGCACCTGCCGTGCTGCAGGACGACACCCGCAGCACCACGATGGAAATTCTGCTCGAACAATACCGCAAGTCACGACGCTAA
- a CDS encoding oxepin-CoA hydrolase, alternative type — translation MTAELKASRQDATLILTLSNPGAKNALHPDMYAAAVESLATVERDSSIRAVVLTGADNFFCAGGNLNRLLENRGKDKTVQADSIDQLNGWTDAIRNCPKPVIAAVDGAAAGAGFSLALACDLIVAGASAKFVMAYVKVGLTPDGGGSWFLSHALPRQLATEIMIEGKPVAAGRLHELGVVNRVVADGTALEQALAWAEELAALSPNATGRIKTLARDACDNTLDEHFKAEKHNFVESLHHRDAQEGISAFLEKRKPQYK, via the coding sequence ATGACCGCTGAACTCAAGGCTTCCCGACAGGACGCCACGCTGATTCTCACCCTGTCCAATCCGGGTGCGAAAAACGCCCTGCACCCCGACATGTATGCCGCCGCCGTGGAATCGCTGGCCACCGTGGAGCGTGACAGCTCGATACGCGCGGTGGTGCTGACCGGCGCCGACAACTTCTTCTGCGCCGGCGGCAACCTGAACCGGTTGCTGGAAAACCGCGGCAAGGACAAGACCGTGCAGGCCGACTCCATCGACCAGCTCAACGGCTGGACCGATGCGATACGCAACTGCCCCAAGCCGGTGATCGCGGCCGTGGATGGCGCCGCGGCAGGCGCCGGCTTTTCGCTCGCGCTGGCATGCGACCTGATCGTCGCCGGCGCGTCGGCCAAGTTCGTGATGGCTTATGTGAAGGTCGGGCTGACGCCGGACGGCGGCGGCTCGTGGTTCCTGTCGCATGCGCTGCCGCGCCAGCTCGCCACCGAGATCATGATCGAGGGCAAGCCGGTGGCTGCAGGCCGCCTGCATGAACTCGGCGTGGTCAACCGCGTGGTGGCGGACGGCACCGCGCTGGAGCAGGCGCTGGCATGGGCCGAAGAACTGGCCGCCCTGTCGCCCAATGCCACCGGACGCATCAAGACCCTGGCGCGCGACGCCTGCGACAATACCCTGGACGAGCACTTCAAGGCCGAGAAGCACAACTTCGTCGAAAGCCTGCATCACCGCGATGCGCAGGAAGGCATCAGCGCCTTTCTGGAAAAGCGCAAGCCGCAGTACAAATAA